A region from the Halobacillus mangrovi genome encodes:
- a CDS encoding pyrimidine-nucleoside phosphorylase, with protein sequence MRMYDIIVKKRDGGELTKEEIYFFIEGYTKGDIPDYQASALTMAIYFQGMTQEETATLTQAMVDSGETIDLSAIKGHKVDKHSTGGVGDKVTFIVGPLVASVGIPVAKMSGRGLGHTGGTLDKLESIEGLQIEMTKEKFIENVNKHKLAVAGQTGNLAPADKKLYALRDVTGTVDSLPLIAGSIMSKKLASGADSIVLDVKTGSGAFMKTLDDSENLAREMVNIGNNLGRNTVAVISDMNQPLGFEVGNANEIREAAEILQGKNVEDLRKLSLEIASHMAVLAEVFSTYEEAYQALEANIENGKAFQSLRTLIESQGGNVNMIDDLDKLPKAKYDIEVKANKSGYVSAIDAESIGIAAMYLGAGRATKDDVINHGVGITLNKKIGDRVEEGEALVILHSDEESASDSIGKVQEAYAITEEKVEKPTLIHNIIK encoded by the coding sequence ATGAGAATGTACGACATCATCGTCAAAAAAAGAGATGGCGGGGAATTAACTAAAGAGGAAATCTATTTCTTTATTGAAGGGTACACCAAAGGGGATATACCTGATTATCAAGCCTCTGCTCTTACGATGGCGATTTATTTCCAGGGCATGACTCAAGAGGAGACAGCCACGTTGACACAAGCAATGGTTGACTCTGGAGAAACCATTGACCTGTCCGCTATTAAAGGACATAAGGTAGATAAACACTCTACAGGTGGTGTAGGGGATAAAGTTACGTTTATCGTTGGTCCACTTGTGGCATCAGTTGGCATACCTGTAGCGAAAATGTCAGGTCGCGGTCTTGGTCATACTGGTGGAACGCTAGATAAGCTGGAGTCCATTGAAGGCCTTCAAATCGAGATGACAAAAGAGAAGTTTATTGAGAACGTGAATAAGCATAAATTAGCAGTCGCAGGTCAAACAGGAAATTTGGCTCCAGCGGATAAAAAGCTTTACGCTTTACGTGACGTTACGGGAACAGTTGATTCTCTTCCGTTGATCGCCGGTTCAATTATGAGTAAGAAGTTGGCTTCAGGAGCAGACAGTATTGTACTAGATGTTAAAACAGGTTCAGGCGCATTTATGAAGACGCTAGATGATTCTGAAAACCTTGCGCGTGAGATGGTTAATATCGGCAATAACCTGGGACGTAATACGGTTGCTGTCATTAGTGATATGAACCAGCCACTTGGATTTGAAGTTGGAAATGCTAATGAAATCAGAGAAGCGGCGGAAATTCTTCAAGGTAAGAATGTTGAGGACCTAAGAAAGCTTTCATTGGAGATTGCCTCTCATATGGCAGTGCTTGCAGAGGTGTTTAGCACCTATGAGGAAGCATACCAGGCACTTGAGGCTAATATTGAAAATGGTAAGGCTTTCCAATCATTACGTACGCTTATTGAGTCTCAAGGTGGAAACGTGAACATGATCGACGATTTAGACAAGCTCCCTAAAGCGAAATATGATATTGAGGTGAAAGCGAACAAGAGTGGTTATGTGTCTGCGATTGACGCCGAATCTATAGGAATTGCAGCTATGTACCTCGGTGCAGGTCGTGCAACAAAAGATGATGTCATCAATCACGGTGTCGGAATCACTTTAAATAAAAAAATCGGTGATAGAGTTGAAGAAGGCGAAGCTCTTGTCATCCTTCACAGTGACGAAGAGAGCGCGAGTGACTCCATTGGAAAAGTGCAAGAAGCATATGCGATCACTGAGGAGAAAGTAGAAAAACCAACTTTGATTCATAATATCATCAAATAA
- the deoB gene encoding phosphopentomutase translates to MKQFKRVFLVVMDSVGIGEAPDAERFDDKGADTLGHIADHMGGLKMPNMGALGLSNIRKIKGIDAAESPGAHYTTMVEASNGKDTMTGHWEIMGLYIDQPFRTFPDGFPDELLKEIKEKTGRDIVGNKPASGTEIIKELGEHHMNTGDLIIYTSADSVLQIAAHEEVIPPEELYEICELCRELTLDEKYMIGRVIARPFVGKPGAFERTSNRHDYALKPFGRTVMNEMKDAGLDVIALGKISDIYDGEGVTEAIRTTDNMDGMDQLVKSMDKDFKGMSFLNLVDFDAKYGHRRDPQGYGEALEAYDERLPEVLDKMQDDDLLIITADHGNDPVHHGTDHTRELVPLLVYHNGIQKGQELEQRQTFSDIGATVSENFSIQMPEHGKSFLNEIN, encoded by the coding sequence ATGAAACAATTTAAACGCGTATTTTTAGTGGTTATGGACTCAGTCGGAATCGGCGAAGCTCCTGACGCAGAGAGATTTGATGATAAAGGAGCGGATACCTTAGGCCATATTGCCGATCACATGGGAGGACTTAAGATGCCGAACATGGGAGCGTTAGGTTTAAGTAATATCAGAAAAATCAAAGGTATTGACGCAGCTGAAAGCCCTGGAGCTCATTACACGACAATGGTCGAAGCTTCAAATGGGAAGGATACAATGACAGGTCACTGGGAAATCATGGGGCTTTACATTGATCAGCCATTCCGTACGTTTCCAGACGGTTTCCCCGATGAATTATTAAAGGAGATTAAAGAAAAAACTGGACGAGATATTGTTGGAAATAAACCAGCCTCAGGTACAGAGATTATTAAAGAATTGGGCGAGCACCACATGAATACGGGTGATTTGATTATTTATACATCTGCGGATTCGGTGTTGCAAATTGCTGCCCATGAAGAGGTGATCCCTCCAGAGGAACTCTATGAGATTTGTGAGCTGTGCCGTGAATTGACACTTGATGAGAAATACATGATTGGCCGTGTCATCGCTCGCCCATTTGTAGGAAAGCCGGGAGCGTTTGAACGTACTTCGAACCGTCATGACTATGCCCTTAAACCATTTGGACGTACAGTTATGAACGAAATGAAAGATGCCGGTCTTGATGTAATTGCCTTAGGTAAGATTTCCGATATTTACGACGGAGAAGGGGTTACGGAAGCTATACGCACAACAGATAACATGGATGGAATGGATCAGCTCGTGAAGTCTATGGATAAAGACTTCAAGGGAATGAGCTTTTTAAACCTTGTCGATTTTGATGCAAAATATGGTCACCGCCGTGATCCACAAGGATATGGAGAAGCATTAGAAGCGTATGATGAGCGACTCCCTGAAGTTTTAGATAAGATGCAAGACGATGATTTACTTATCATTACAGCCGATCATGGAAACGACCCCGTTCACCATGGTACTGACCATACAAGAGAACTTGTACCACTACTTGTCTATCATAATGGAATACAGAAAGGCCAAGAGTTAGAGCAAAGGCAGACATTTTCTGACATCGGAGCAACCGTTTCAGAAAACTTCTCCATTCAAATGCCTGAGCATGGCAAAAGTTTTTTAAACGAAATCAATTAG
- a CDS encoding HIT family protein: protein MKECVFCHPELDEEQQVVFENNSCLFVQKDQRVLKGSGLIIPKTHKPTVFDLSMEEWVDTQAMLLKVKKWLDREWVPDGYNIGYNCGDVGGQHIFHAHLHVVPRFKEEPFAGRGIRHWLKQEENKHRT, encoded by the coding sequence ATGAAAGAATGCGTTTTTTGTCATCCAGAATTAGATGAAGAGCAGCAGGTGGTTTTTGAAAATAACAGTTGTTTATTTGTGCAAAAAGATCAGCGTGTACTCAAAGGTTCCGGCTTAATCATTCCTAAAACTCATAAACCTACTGTTTTTGATTTAAGTATGGAAGAATGGGTAGACACTCAAGCCATGCTGTTAAAAGTAAAGAAATGGCTTGATAGAGAATGGGTCCCAGACGGTTACAATATTGGTTACAACTGTGGGGATGTAGGCGGCCAACATATTTTTCATGCACATTTACATGTAGTTCCAAGATTTAAAGAAGAACCTTTTGCTGGTCGCGGGATACGTCATTGGTTGAAACAAGAAGAGAATAAGCACCGTACATAG
- a CDS encoding purine-nucleoside phosphorylase, with product MYQLKVKEAADFIQTQINTEPTVGLILGSGLGVLADEITNPTTIVYGDIPHFPESTVSGHKGQLVIGELEGRQVIAMQGRFHYYEGYTMQQVTFPVRVMKELGVETLFVTNAAGGINEAFEPGNLMIITDHINNMGDSPLIGPNDEKMGPRFPDMSEAYDRALIDHAKQSAERLNLKVQQGVYVGNTGPAYETGAEIRMLRTLGGDAVGMSTVPEVMVANHAGLRVLGISCISNMAAGILDQPLTHDEVIETTAQVREDFLNFVKEALMTLPA from the coding sequence ATGTACCAATTAAAAGTAAAAGAAGCAGCTGATTTTATTCAAACACAAATTAATACAGAACCAACTGTTGGGTTGATTTTAGGTTCAGGTTTAGGGGTTTTAGCTGATGAAATAACTAATCCCACTACCATTGTTTATGGGGACATTCCACATTTCCCTGAGTCCACTGTTTCGGGACACAAGGGGCAGCTTGTTATCGGAGAACTTGAAGGGCGTCAGGTAATCGCGATGCAAGGCCGTTTCCACTATTACGAAGGTTATACTATGCAGCAGGTTACCTTTCCTGTACGAGTTATGAAAGAACTAGGAGTGGAAACGCTCTTTGTGACGAACGCTGCTGGTGGAATTAATGAGGCATTTGAACCTGGTAACTTGATGATCATTACCGACCATATTAATAATATGGGGGATAGTCCGCTTATTGGTCCTAACGATGAAAAGATGGGGCCGCGCTTTCCTGACATGTCAGAAGCGTATGATCGAGCTCTTATTGACCATGCCAAGCAAAGTGCTGAGCGACTTAACTTAAAAGTCCAGCAAGGTGTATATGTAGGAAATACCGGCCCTGCTTATGAGACGGGAGCGGAGATCCGTATGCTTCGTACGCTTGGCGGTGACGCAGTAGGTATGTCTACAGTTCCTGAGGTTATGGTGGCCAATCATGCAGGGCTCCGTGTTCTCGGAATCTCTTGTATCTCGAATATGGCTGCAGGAATTCTCGATCAACCACTCACTCATGATGAAGTAATCGAAACCACAGCACAAGTTCGAGAAGATTTCTTGAATTTTGTAAAAGAAGCATTGATGACATTGCCGGCATAA